CcatgcgtatgtgctcttcATTAATGAGATCAAAAGAGAAATCCAACACaataacaaacgaaaaaaaaaatatttggaaaaatTACCCATTAATCAGTGTAATATCTGTGTAACatccaaagataaagaaaggttGAAATATTATTTCgaattaaaaacaatgaaaatgataactggttcttaaatttgtctcatgaattcttaaattcctaAATTAAAATTGAGACAATGAAGACAATAGACACAGAAGATGTCGCACGATGGCGGCTGTTGGTAGAAGCTGTCGACCTCGGGTCTTCGTCAGCTTTATTGCCTGTTTATACAACAATTATGGATTAGACCTAGAGGTTTTGAGCATAACAAACTAGATGGAGAGCGCGTAATGAACATAATAAATTGAGTGTAGTTTCAGCATGAGTTAACCACTTCAGGACATACTTGGCAACTTATTTGGCAATTACAAAACATTGCCCAATATATTACTGTAAATACTGTGAAGAAGTAAACATAATGTGAACTTAATATATTACATACACAGACATAtcatacaatgaaaataaacagcAGCATCAACTTCAGTAAAAATGTCAGCATCATGATATATACAGAATATGAATATATCTGCATATGAATGAGATAATCTATAGTTatatttagagagagagagagagggaaaaaaacgGTTTTGATACCGttaaatgttattgttattcttaTTGACGCCTATTATACTTTACTGCATGTATACATGGTGCAGGGTTGTGTTGAATTTACAGATTCAAAGAGGTATGACATAATTTATGTTTTATGAGGCATTTTTAAGCCAATGTGATTACAAGGTCCTCCACAGTATATCATGAAATTAGATTTTTGATAACCTCTTAACTGATTATAACACTTAAGATTTCAGATATTTTGTAGTAGTTCAAAAAGTTTATCAAAATTCTTTTCGGGTAAACCTATTTCTATTTTCACGATTATTTGGTTGCATCTACGATATTCTAGATAACATGAGGCAAGCCACACTGTCCGATGAACTACAGATACTGTCATCTAAATGAATATAGCAGCTACAGTCTACCCTCCTGATGAAATTCATTTTCCAGTACTAGACcagtagaattttgtttttattaaggGAGGCACCAGGGCAATGAGAAATGATATGTTTAGCGAAAAAGAACAACAGCAATAAAGAGGGATCCAAAATCAACTACTATGTAAAATTATTAGAAAGAAATTCAACTCCTcgagtatttttttaaaaatgcacTCCACAAAACAAGAAGAATCAACAACCAGCATagtaggaaaaaaacaaacaaaaatagtcATTTACAGACATTGTAAGTCTCAACAAGAGAGGAAAATACATCTTATTAATTTTCAGCGATTTATCAGGAATTCTCCGACGGATCCTCGCTTTACATGGAAATGTTAGAGCGCGAAGATAAAGTGAAAGTCAGCACGTCTTTGAAACCGGGAATTTAGTATTTGAATTCATTGTCTCTTTCATGAATATTAGTGAGTCAAAAGTCTGCGACGACGCACCCATAAAGGCATGGGAAAAATATTGTACTAGCCACACATGACTGTGGTTACAAATGGTCCTTTTGGCatggggcggatccaggaattccgtaaaaggggaCGCCTTTACAAAACTAAAAGGGGGTGGCGCAcgaaccccctccattttttattttcatttcttttgttttaacaaaaaatcaaaGGAGGTGCGCGCCCGTTgtgctccccctggatccgccactgcatttGGCACGTAATAATTAGAATTAAACCGGTAAAGGGGTGTTTCTCCTTTTGCATTATTGAAGGAAAGTGGCTCTCACGCACCTACACATTTCGATATAGGCGGCtggatgattttgttttcaactACAAAATTTTCGCTTTAATCTGGCTCGTAATAAATTTAACAAGTTTGGAGTAAGAACAAAAGTAGAAGAATCATTCGTTATTATATCAACAGATGAATCAACGATTTACTAACAGTTACAATGTAATCACATGGAGAGTAGGTTTCTCTATCGAAGGTGACTGATAACGATGATTGTTTATGGATGAAGACATTTTTCTGTTTACGCTGGGCTTGCCCTCATTGTCTAAATTTGCGACCAtcgttgttttcattgcaatggCCGGTAAACACCCAATCACCTGTAATCATCCAATCACCTGCCGTCGAGTGAGCTAGCGGTCAATCGTCACATTAGCTGTCTGGCGATGATGATTAGGGCATTCACCCCGAATAGGCCTACGAACGTCTTCCATTATTGCTATCTCAGTAATATAATATTCTGGTCCGTCATTTTTCCTCTTGTTATGATTATGCGTGCGttcgtgtgcgtgtgcgtgtgtgtgtgggtgggtgtatgtgtgtatgtgtctgtgtatttatgtgtgtgtctgtctgtacgtatgtatgtgtgaaGATCGCCATGGTGCCCGCATCAGGACCGCCGACTGGTCAGCCCCCGATGGCCATTACTGCCCAGCCCACACCCGGAGACTCGGCCTACCATGTAACGGTCGAGAGTGCGGAGGAGTGGCGGCGAAAGGAGGAAGAGAGGCGGcgaaaggaggaggagaagaaaagggaagGAACCGGAGATTCCGCTGATTATGAAGCAAGGGCAGGCTATTACAGTGGGACAAGGTACCGCGGTGACTCGTGTATAGAATCTTAGTGGCGTCACTGTCACTTTCCAGAAGTTGACACAGATGACCATACGAACATAAAGTTTTGAATTTCCTCATGATGTTGGTCCCAACATTGGTTAAAAGCCAATCAACAGCCGAAGCAAACTATACAGAAGGTCACAAAATGACACCCGAACCACACTGGAAGGCTTCACAAAGATGTGAATCTTTGTTATAAAATGAACCTTCGCAAGATCTTCATGCTATTGTATATTTAAGCTTGCAAGCGATTTTGCTGCCTCTCTCAAGTTGCCGCCGGATACTTAAAAAATCCATGGCTTTCACGAATGACCCGAAGTTCATACGATAAGAGCCGAAGTTGAATATTTACTTTATCGTGTGTCCATCTTGGCTCAAACTCGGGACAGTGTGACGCCTGTAAATGAGAGACACTCCACTTCATGTTCACGTTCCCTACATTGAAcagtattttgattttaaattgatttgatttgatttgatttgaagggTTCGTGTATTGCACATTCATTTACACGCATTGTTGGTAACATAACAGTAGCAATATATATACGTAAATTGCGTACTAAGTTATTTTGTATCCATTGAATTCACAATCTTTAACAAAAGTGTACAAGCGGTACAATAAGTACGAATAAGATAAACTGGAGAAGAAAAGGGTTTTTAGATAGTATAGAATATAACACACAGAAGAACAAAACTTTCTATGAATAGTATGAAAGAAAGAGCAACCCGTGTCCCTTGAAGTAAAATCTATATCTTGTtcttccatccccccccccccccccgccgtcTCTTGACACACCTTTCTCGATTTGGCCAtgcagtaacaacaacaacaacaacactgagGATTGTGACGTGTGTTGCCTTTTAAGTTTTTGCTGCGGTGATGACGACGACAATTGATGCTGTGGGGTAAGAAGTCTTCCCAACTTTCGAGTACTTTCTTGTCAAGCAGGTGTCATAGCTAATAATCtcccttgtttgtttgcttgtttcattttccatctgagaagatggctggatagacCACATTTAGCTGAAACgaactggtcttccatggggtccagttgggtgTGAGGCAGAACCACTttaccgggttaaacaccctgctcatTGCgattacgtgcatgagttgtgaccctctcacacacgggacctccattttatgtcctaccCTAGGGACAGCGTGTTCGACCTCTTCATCAGTATAATTACGGTTACTCACAACATGGACCCTACGTAGGGTCCATGCTCACAACATTGCTCGgttagcagtagtagtaattaGACtggggaatcgaacccgggtccctTGAATCTAGAGGCAGActcgctaccgactgagccacacCACCATCTTTCActgttcatacatgtactgtctTTTCCCTTAATCCTTATCCCCCGGAAAGCTTGTAAGGCCTGTCAAAATCCAGTGGAGATCTAAAAATCTCGCAGGCAGCTGGTTAATCTTGACGATGTTTTCTTTCTGTGCTCTTTCCTATTAGCCCGTAAGTCAGGGAAAACTGTGTGAGACTTTGCAGAGTCTGTATTAAAGGGAATTCAGAATCTCAGATTCAGCAGCAATGATATTGATGTCCTCTATCCCTCTCCACACCAAAACGTCTTTCAATTCCTTCAACCAGTGTTAAAATATTATGGACTTACAAGGCAGGAGATATATAGGAAAAAAATCAAGTCGTCTGAGAGGACGCACAAGTATATAGGTTAAGTTGGAACCTCGGTACATTTTCAAATCATAAGGTAGCAGTTTATGTAACTGTAATGATAAGTATTTCTGATAACAAACATTCACCAATATCCCACAGAAATGCTGCTGTGCTGTTAATTGTCGCAAGGATATCATATCTTTTCTCCTCCTGCAAGCACacttttatatgcaaattgatTTGTCAGATCACTACTTGCAGTATCGAAATGCGGTgggaaaaaaacaggaaatactcGCTTGACGTCATAATTGTCAAATGCATCATGGGTATTTATAGTAATAAGGCAGGCACCATGCAAATATGGTGGCGCACAACGTCTACAgactgcaaaaaaacaaaaaaacaaaaaaaaaacaaaaaaaaaacaaaacaaaaccaaaaccaaataACAAAACGCGCACCATTTGAGCTGAAGTTAATTATTAACTTTGTGAAACATGAGGAAGCAAGCGATTCATATATTTGCATCCAGTAAATATCTAGCGTAATATAATTCCAACTCGAGCGTTAAAGCCCGAGtgtattaaacacacacacacacacacacacacacacacacacacacacacacacacacacacacacacaagacgtTTGAGTTTCCATTCTAATAGCATATAGGTACATGAGATAAAGCAGCAAGTTACAAGACATTTTACAACATGCGGAAAATACGCAAAGAAGCAAAATCGTGACGGatctgcatattcattttcaagtcgggggggggggggaggcatttcGTGGGGCATTTTGTCAGACaaagttgtcagacaaatttgctctcagccaatcagatgcacgGATTTCAGTTGCTTGTAACactttgtcagaaaaatatccgaccaaactACTTCACGGAATGCCCCCTGTACTTACCATTTTTGATATTGTATAAATGCTATCACTGTTGGCTTTTATCACAATCACTCCTGACTGTTCATTAATGTTGCCTGTGCACACGATAAATATGAGGGAAGTTGCATATCTTGAACGCTCCAATAAATGAGATATATATTCATTGCCAACAATAAACTGGAGCTTACGTGACGAACTCAATTTATTTCGATATGTTTACCTCTCTATGTCACTAAAGACTTGCATGGTTTGATTAACGGACACtcttaaaaaaatgaatgaaaataagatGGTATAAATCCAATATTTTTAATGTTACATTTAACATGATATACAAACGCTTTGAGGAGTaacaacatgtacaatgttggatttaccatttcatttttgtagacTGGAGCTTGAGTAAAAATTGTCAACTCTCTTTCTGGTAGAACCGATAGATTATGAGACGTGTGGATACCATCATAGGTGGGGACTGATATGAATTGTTCTTGAGGTTCCTATAATAAGGTATACTGTAATGTAATCATACGTGATGCAGTTATAATGGCATCGTTCAAGGGGCTGCACATGAAAGTTGCATCAAGGCAATTTAATTCATTCTAAGGCCCACGGGTGCTCATTAATTTTCCTTTCGCTCTTTATCTtctgtgttctttttttaatgggaCATATACATAAATCTCTCTcgatttatctatctttctatctatctatccatctatctatattaTAGATATcagtctgtctatctatcaatacaatataaatgtGTATGTTAGTCTCTTCTTTGTTTTATAGGACTGTGACTGTGGTGATGGGGAGTGTGTTGAAAACAGAGCTTTCTATCTTACGACAGTACTGACGTTCCACCGGCAACCAGcagtcagaaaaagaaaaacatgctaCAGAGGTGGAAACACGGACACAACCTGGGTTATCTCAAAGTTTCATCCCAACCACACTGACTCTGCCCAAATACTCCACGTGCTCACGGATGCTGGATTAGGTCAGTCTGTGAACCAGTgttgattgaccaatgagactgtagataatgatgatgatgatccacagcatttgtatagcaCCACATCTGctatagaaacattcaaaggcgcagactcCTCCTAAGGAGTTAGCAATTGAATGCCTGGTGAAAATGTGAGTTTTGAGTGAGGCTTTGAACTTCATCCAGTTTGTCAAGTAGATGTCAGTTTAAGATGGCAAGCGAACAAATATTGAGTAATACAGTGTACTGACAGGACAGTACTGATGGCGATATCATCAAACACACTATAGATGCAGAGTCTGACGTTCTTCGACAAGAGTGAGGTTTTTTACGTATTCACGTCGCCCTTGATTAACAATGAGAATTCAGAAGAGGCTACCTTAAGTATATAGGATCATGCTAGATATAAcatgttgtatgtatgtatgtatatatatatatatatatatatatatatatatatatatatatatacttatatacagttcttcatattttatagaaatatatatatatatatgtatacagttAAACATAAtgtttattatgtgtgtgtgtgtgtgtgtgtttgtatttatatgtgtatgtatatatatgcaggTATGATGAAGGATGTCGCGTCAGGGACTGATGCCAGTAattattcttattttcattatcatttaaaagcTTGCGACATTAATGTCTTTTTCAGCTTTGCGACACACAAACAGATAAAGCTGCAGAAGACAGTGTCAAAACCtgacctcaaaaaaaaaaaaaaaaaaaaatcgcctcTGCGGCATTCTTTGTTATCGTCTCACAACTGTAGAACGTATTAAATACCAAAGATGACAAAAGCCAAAGATACTTATTGTTTATCAGCGTTATACCACTAATTTTGTATatgatagagggagagagagagagagagagagagagaaaggagagagagagcataGCTTTACGTTCGATACCCATCTTGATACACCCGAGTCCGAGGCTCTTTGCTTTTATACTCTATACAGTGCATTGCATTAAGTTATGTAAATGAAGcaatgtctgttttttttttatacaaatgatgcacaggatagagtgcattagtgtaggcgtagtgcactcgagggtatttacaattgtgaaacatgcacgaggcgaagccgagtgcatgttgcactacattgtaaatacccgagagtgagctacgcctacactaacgccacgaaataatcctgtgcatcatttgttttataaaatgggtcgaaaattcgaaaactaacatcattttcagcgtttttcacgtacctttgtgggtcaagacgtccgaagatgttcgtcccaaacttttacgcacgtcgcactcgcggaagtcccgcacatacagtataagtataatggggggttgggtttccggacacccgcatgaaaacttacttattttacatagaatatgcaccctttaccttaaagacttgatatagactcctcatataggcctactagacaacatactctgaaaacggcgtgagaattaacctgctaaatcgttggatttgctcttcaaagtgactccatgtacgcgtccggtcccataacgcttggtctactgtactgtacaaagtgtacgtatatgtatagtatagtacagtatacgtacgtacgccacatatgttatgcacaagggaagacaggccggccggccggcagcccgaactagaagttgtttacaggattgacagcgcgtacgcgtatgcatgcaattcatcaaaggagccgccgcgcgcacagacgatcggcaatctaccataggattacaggcagtgcaatagtactgaagtaaaggaaggaggtgtgtctcatttcagagcttcctattggctacatttttgaacccattttataacatcAAATAATGCGAtttaatatcatttattttgatgtgCGTAAAGACTGCAGTGGGTAACTGGGTTTTGTTATTACTTACGTTTGCGAATTGTGTTTGAGCTTGTTATATTATGTCCGTTTTGTACTTCATCATTCTAACTGAAGTCAGCTGGCTGCAAGTAATTATGTTCATAAATAACATGAATCAATAGCACTATTCATTGTAATCTCTATTTCACATATAAAACTAAATGAGGGTTAATGAGATTTTAATGTAATTGTAAAAACCAAAGgattacatcttttttttttcgtatcttTTAATAGGAATGTATTGCATTTGTACTCAATATGCTAGTAGCCAAGAATTATTATGCATTGATTCTGAAGAGTgtaatatttatctggtataaCTATGTTATAACAAAGTAACCTTACCGGTTGCTTCATATAACCAGGTGTAAAATTCTCAATAAAATATGACAGCTTTTATACACATGATATGATATCAATCCAGTGTATGTAGTCATAATTATCACTGAGCATTGCCGGGCTTTGATAAGCAATGTTATACTTGTACACAAATTTTCACTTCGAAATGTCTTTCGCGCGAAAACAATCACTGTCTACAAGTCAATTGGGAACCATGGTCTGCAGCCGTAGTTTGAACGGGGTCAGCCTACGagcccgacacccacgagtcatacggctcAAGAGCTTGACattggaagaaaaaacaaaggtcaatgagtcatacagcccatgagcttgacactggGCAAATAAGGTCACAAGTCCGACAcaataggcaaaaaaaaaaaagcccacgagaccTACACATTACTAGAAAGCTCCGTGATATAATGATCGCGTGTCGGATTCATGGCCTTGTTTTCCTAATGTCGGACTCATGGGGTTTATTAGCTTGTGGTGTTATGATagcaacattttcatacatggagtccttgacgggtcttgagatgccctcatcttctagagtaattcacaaaatttacaagctatgcttctcTGGTGAATTCCTATTTTGCATATTATAGTTACAAAATAAAgttgtattgcttacttgtttatctatctaaaaacaaatttaatattatcataattgtatccatgttttgttgaaacttatatgtgattcaaagttcgttaaaatattatgctctcatgtaagcgttaagtatattgctttgttttatgtgGGAATAAAATCACTTGAATTGAATAGTGTTGagctcgtaggctgtatgactctcgGGTATcggactcgtgacgtgcacccgccTAAACGGCTacccttttttttcaataggAGGAGCAATGTCGACATAAATACCGTATCGTTCTTTTTTGTAATAGCTATAGGGCCAACTCTCGAGGCTCTCACCGGATAATCTTCTTGTTCTTCCtgatttta
The DNA window shown above is from Diadema setosum chromosome 14, eeDiaSeto1, whole genome shotgun sequence and carries:
- the LOC140237626 gene encoding uncharacterized protein; protein product: MAAYGSQPTPSTGQLPYPQNPAIIGVEQIAMVPASGPPTGQPPMAITAQPTPGDSAYHVTVESAEEWRRKEEERRRKEEEKKREGTGDSADYEARAGYYSGTSNNNNNNTEDCDVCCLLSFCCGDDDDN